The Allocatelliglobosispora scoriae genome contains a region encoding:
- a CDS encoding dihydrofolate reductase family protein codes for MGRTQYYTATSIDGFIADEHNSLDWLFGVGAGADPDAGDSQKRFQDFFGGVGAMAMGATTYEWVLEHDNLLTEPAKWHGYYGDTPCWIFTHRDLPPIPGVDLRFVQGDVAGVHAEMVAAAGDRNRWIVGGGELVGQFADHGLLDEVQLGVAPVFLGAGAPLLPRKLLSAELTLAKVEHDAYFVHLTYTVNKP; via the coding sequence ATGGGCCGGACTCAGTACTACACCGCCACCAGCATCGACGGTTTCATCGCGGACGAGCACAATTCGCTCGACTGGCTCTTCGGGGTCGGTGCCGGTGCCGACCCCGACGCCGGCGACTCGCAGAAGCGCTTCCAGGACTTCTTCGGCGGCGTCGGCGCGATGGCGATGGGTGCGACGACCTACGAGTGGGTGCTGGAGCACGACAACCTGCTCACCGAACCGGCGAAATGGCACGGCTACTACGGCGACACCCCGTGCTGGATCTTCACACATCGCGATCTGCCGCCGATTCCCGGCGTGGACCTGCGCTTCGTGCAGGGTGACGTGGCCGGGGTGCACGCGGAGATGGTCGCGGCGGCCGGTGACCGCAACCGCTGGATCGTCGGCGGCGGCGAGCTGGTGGGCCAGTTCGCCGATCACGGGCTGCTCGACGAGGTCCAGCTCGGCGTCGCGCCGGTCTTCCTCGGCGCCGGGGCACCGCTGCTGCCCCGTAAGCTGCTCAGCGCCGAGCTGACCCTCGCCAAGGTCGAGCACGACGCCTACTTCGTCCACCTGACCTATACGGTTAACAAGCCTTAG
- a CDS encoding SAM-dependent methyltransferase, whose product MERPTWASADVDLDRPSVARVYDYYLGGSHNFAVDREFAEKVLQAMPNVPRLARENRAFLRRAVRDLCTDGIDQFVDLGSGIPTEGNVHEVAQEINPEARVVYVDWDPVAAAHGQSILAGNDRTAVVRADLREPESVFTDSQLTRLIDPSKPTVVLLIAVLHFVPDDQHPIELIGRIASLLAPGSYLAISHASPEGQPSELGKAAALYTQTASPVTTRSQTEIAALFGGLDIIEPGVVQTPLWRPDFPDEVDPEAQTYPGFAGVARIG is encoded by the coding sequence GTGGAACGTCCCACCTGGGCATCTGCCGATGTCGATCTCGACCGGCCCAGTGTCGCTCGTGTCTACGACTACTACCTGGGCGGATCCCACAACTTCGCGGTGGACCGGGAGTTCGCCGAGAAGGTCCTGCAGGCGATGCCCAACGTGCCCCGGCTGGCCCGGGAGAACCGCGCCTTCCTGCGCCGCGCGGTCCGTGATCTCTGCACCGACGGCATCGACCAGTTCGTCGACCTGGGCTCGGGCATCCCCACCGAGGGCAACGTGCACGAGGTGGCCCAGGAGATCAACCCGGAGGCCCGGGTCGTCTACGTCGACTGGGATCCGGTCGCCGCCGCGCACGGCCAGTCGATCCTCGCGGGCAACGACCGCACCGCGGTCGTCCGGGCCGATCTGCGCGAGCCAGAGTCGGTCTTCACCGACTCCCAGCTGACCAGACTCATCGATCCGTCCAAGCCCACGGTCGTGCTGCTCATCGCGGTGCTGCACTTCGTCCCCGACGACCAGCACCCGATCGAGCTGATCGGCCGGATCGCGAGCCTCCTCGCCCCGGGCAGCTACCTGGCGATCTCGCACGCGAGCCCCGAGGGGCAGCCGTCGGAGCTCGGCAAGGCCGCCGCGCTCTACACGCAGACGGCGAGCCCGGTGACGACGAGGTCGCAGACCGAGATCGCCGCGCTCTTCGGCGGCCTCGACATCATCGAGCCCGGCGTGGTGCAGACGCCCCTGTGGCGGCCGGACTTCCCCGACGAGGTGGACCCCGAAGCACAGACCTATCCCGGCTTCGCCGGGGTCGCCCGCATCGGTTAG
- a CDS encoding putative bifunctional diguanylate cyclase/phosphodiesterase has translation MVVCNAQQVARVWAEAIAETSYITISRRSLVIRLLRRVNQILHALSAGTHDADALGREIGAALVESHFTDTAALSGTLTALGSQLTPYAIEIGRADRLHLLLGTIAAGYAQALRERTLDEQQQIHSAVLTARAESERARWESQARFQAVFAEAAIGIGIGGLDGQIMEVNQALCEMLGYDRDQLNRLSAADFAHPSDDPAVWDNLAGLVNGDFDHFRMQKAYYRSDGAEIWTDLVVSLIRDQDGSPRFAVGMVEDITERHRLVTQLRYQATHDPLTDLPNRTVFFDRLATVLSDPDPATRVGVCYLDIDGFKNVNDTLGHDAGDELLRQIAGRLSAGVAGAGHLVARMGGDEFVVLVEGSSGEADAAAVAELALAAVREPVHLDGHRLTVSASIGVVERPIGGTSAAELMKAADTTLYWAKNDGRDRFALFDSDRHAVAVSRYRLSAEMPQALDDEQFFLEYQPLIRLDDQALAGVEALVRWRHPELGLLGPDKFIELAEHSGLIVRLGRWVLQEACRQAQQWRRTHPDWHPLISVNLSPRQVAEPSIVDDVVAILAETQLPPGSLQLELTESALMSAKGEPLSTLHRIAELGVRIALDDFGTGYSNLAYLSNLPIHALKLAGPFVAALHRPAGPDAIDIDILTMLVQLAHTLKLTVTAEEVETSDQAELLAGLHCDLAQGWHFSAACSASAVTDLLRSAHPLVRRPSR, from the coding sequence ATGGTTGTTTGCAACGCCCAGCAGGTGGCCCGGGTCTGGGCTGAGGCCATCGCCGAGACGAGCTACATCACGATCAGCAGGCGGAGCCTCGTCATCCGGCTGCTGCGGCGGGTCAACCAGATCCTCCATGCGCTCAGCGCCGGGACCCATGACGCCGACGCCCTGGGCCGGGAGATCGGCGCCGCCCTCGTCGAGTCGCACTTCACCGACACCGCCGCGCTCTCCGGCACGCTCACCGCGCTGGGTTCGCAGCTCACGCCGTACGCCATCGAGATCGGCCGCGCGGACCGGCTGCACCTGCTGCTGGGCACGATCGCGGCCGGGTACGCCCAGGCGCTGCGCGAGCGCACCCTCGACGAGCAGCAGCAGATCCACAGTGCGGTGCTCACGGCGCGGGCGGAGTCCGAGCGGGCCCGCTGGGAGAGCCAGGCCCGGTTCCAGGCGGTCTTCGCCGAGGCCGCGATCGGCATCGGCATCGGCGGCCTCGACGGGCAGATCATGGAGGTCAACCAGGCGCTCTGCGAGATGCTCGGCTATGACCGCGACCAGCTCAACCGGCTCTCCGCCGCCGACTTCGCCCATCCCTCCGACGATCCGGCGGTCTGGGACAACCTCGCCGGCCTGGTCAACGGCGACTTCGATCATTTCCGGATGCAGAAGGCCTATTACCGCAGCGACGGTGCGGAGATCTGGACCGATCTGGTGGTGTCGCTCATCCGCGACCAGGACGGCAGTCCCCGCTTCGCCGTCGGCATGGTCGAGGACATCACCGAACGGCACCGGCTCGTGACCCAGCTCCGCTACCAGGCGACCCACGATCCGCTGACGGATCTGCCCAACCGCACGGTCTTCTTCGACCGGCTCGCCACGGTGCTGAGCGATCCGGATCCGGCGACCCGGGTCGGGGTCTGCTACCTCGACATCGACGGCTTCAAGAACGTCAACGACACCCTCGGCCACGACGCGGGCGACGAGTTGCTGCGGCAGATCGCCGGCCGCCTCTCGGCCGGTGTCGCCGGCGCCGGGCACCTGGTGGCCCGGATGGGCGGCGACGAGTTCGTCGTGCTCGTCGAGGGCAGCTCGGGTGAGGCGGACGCGGCGGCCGTCGCCGAACTCGCCCTCGCGGCGGTACGCGAACCGGTGCACCTCGACGGCCACCGGCTGACCGTCTCCGCGAGCATCGGCGTCGTCGAGCGGCCGATCGGCGGCACCTCGGCGGCGGAGCTGATGAAGGCGGCCGACACCACGCTCTACTGGGCCAAGAACGACGGCCGGGACCGCTTCGCGCTCTTCGATTCCGACCGGCACGCGGTCGCGGTCAGCCGTTACCGCCTCTCGGCGGAGATGCCGCAGGCGCTCGACGACGAGCAGTTCTTCCTGGAGTACCAGCCGCTGATCCGCCTCGACGACCAGGCGCTCGCCGGGGTCGAGGCGCTGGTCCGCTGGCGCCACCCGGAGCTCGGCCTGCTCGGCCCGGACAAGTTCATCGAGCTCGCCGAGCACAGTGGACTCATCGTCCGGCTGGGCCGCTGGGTGCTCCAGGAGGCGTGCCGCCAGGCGCAGCAGTGGCGGCGGACCCATCCCGACTGGCACCCGCTGATCAGCGTCAACCTCTCCCCGCGCCAGGTGGCGGAGCCGTCCATCGTGGACGATGTCGTGGCGATCCTCGCCGAGACGCAGCTCCCGCCCGGCTCGCTGCAGCTCGAGTTGACCGAGAGCGCCCTGATGAGCGCCAAGGGCGAGCCGCTCTCGACGCTGCACCGCATCGCCGAGCTGGGGGTCCGGATCGCCCTCGACGACTTCGGCACGGGCTACTCCAACCTCGCCTACCTGAGCAACCTGCCGATCCACGCGTTGAAGCTGGCCGGGCCGTTCGTCGCCGCCCTGCACCGGCCGGCCGGTCCGGACGCGATCGACATCGACATCCTCACGATGCTGGTGCAGCTCGCCCATACGCTGAAGCTGACCGTCACCGCCGAGGAGGTCGAGACCTCCGATCAGGCCGAGCTGCTCGCGGGGCTGCACTGCGATCTGGCACAGGGCTGGCACTTCAGCGCGGCCTGCTCGGCGTCGGCCGTCACCGACCTGCTGCGCTCGGCCCACCCGCTGGTGCGCCGCCCGTCTCGCTGA
- a CDS encoding helix-turn-helix transcriptional regulator, with protein MVKPTRVTNSIRALRFAHGEMTQAELADRIGVTRQTVIAIEQGRYSPSLEMAFQIARVFRVPLDDVFQYPDGDA; from the coding sequence GTGGTGAAGCCGACCCGAGTCACCAACTCCATCCGCGCCCTGCGCTTCGCACACGGGGAGATGACCCAGGCGGAGCTCGCGGACCGCATCGGCGTGACCCGCCAGACCGTCATCGCCATCGAGCAAGGGCGATATTCCCCGTCGCTGGAGATGGCGTTTCAGATCGCCCGCGTGTTTCGCGTACCCCTCGACGACGTCTTCCAATACCCGGACGGCGACGCTTAA